In Synchiropus splendidus isolate RoL2022-P1 chromosome 7, RoL_Sspl_1.0, whole genome shotgun sequence, the genomic window TCCGCTCAAAGTGACAAAAGTTCTGTTTCTCACCCGGTCCCTCAGTGTCAAGTCCAGACCGGCCTTGAGCAGCATTTCCACCACATCTATCCGGGCCAGCTCAGCAGCCAGATGCATCGCTGTCTGAGACCTCTGAGGTGGAAGGAGTGGAGAAACATGAGGCACTGTGTCAGCCCTATATTTCttgacattattatgattaattaattaacaaaaaaaaatacatatatataatttaatttttacTCTCCAGACAATAGGGAATCTTtgcaagtgcaggagttcctggtgcactgatcacactgatgcacaagacacgtggcagctaggatgataacaacaacaacaaacatggaggaatccctgaacaaaagcaaacagaagcatctgtttgcttttgttcagggaggtttttcgctacacaatgaccagggtttccactactctgaatgtacttgaaattcttataaaattgaaattcttacacagatattttcaagacattaaaagagatttagtttaaatgaggtgatataaaaacttgaatacagccaccatcgtgatttattgtgctattgtcaaactgatgcaaaataaacaatattttgttgtttgaatgtatgtgtgggtcctttcattcagtaacataccaaattcattgaaattgaaaaatgtggctttttgtggcaaatattgttataccattaaactacgattaattgagattaatacaaattctcaaattaattagattatttattttaaccaaAACGCCCCCCtagttttaatatttgtttcCTGAATGATCAAAATGAAGTTGAATCTGTGCTTCCACCCTGATGTGAATCAAAAGTGAGCGAACTCTTTGTTGTGCTTCTGTCCTGAGGCTTTCTAAACTAAACTGTTCCATCCAACTGCACCaccttatttattttggttatgacatcacattctgCTCTGAAAGAAAGTTGACATGAGCTTAATCCTGGTGATTTGGATGGATAGATTCCCTTATTGCCTGTAATGAATGGCTCTGGATGAACATGCTAAAGCCGCAGCACTGGTGTTCAGATGCAGCCGTGTGATGCACCTTGTCTGTTGCGTTGATGTTGCAGCCAGccttcagcagtgagtgaatgaCGGGGATGTGACTGTTTCGGACGGCCAGGTGAAGAGGAGACTCCAAgttctgaaacaaaaacacatttttttcccactaCATTCTGATGGAAATACAGAGAGAGATTTTGTCCCTCAATGGTGGGTGTTGAGTCATGTTTCCTCACCTGGTTCTGGAAGTCAGTGTTGGCGTTGTACTcgaggaggagctggaccaGAGAACTGTCTCCTTTCTCTGAGACTGGATGGAGGGCAGTGCATAGGGCCTACAAGCAGCAAGGTATGCTGTAAGTAATAACTTGCTTATTACCTGCTGCTATCTAGGATCAGAGGGAGCTGGTGCCTTCACCCCAGGTGAACCAGAGCACCTGCACCGATCCCTCATAGGCAGGAGGAGGACATGCAGTTGACATCAGGAGCCCTATTGCAGTACATGCCGTAGTTTGGATGTCGGGGTCACAGCCGGCTTCTAGCAGGGTCAGGACACATTCTTCTTCACCGTTACCTGCTGCCTGGTAAAGAGCCGTCTCGCCGTCCTGCCAGACACAGCATCTCTCTGTTAGATGACCCGAGCCTTTACTTCAGTCCACAGCAACCACACACAAGCAACAACTGGAGTCAGATAGTCGACTTGGTGTCTATTCTAATGCCTTAGATCTTGTCAGGACAGCAGCAGTGAACGCTAAAGAGCATATTCTTCATTAAGTTAAGGGCTCAGAACAGCGATGGAAGCCCAgattagaacaaaaaaaaaatagttacatGAGTAACATATTCATTGCTGCCACTTGTATATTGTTATTAGGGTCAAACTACTGAAAATATTTATGCGATTAACTAATTATAAGAACATATTAATTTCACCTGATATCGAGTGAACTGCGAGCAGAAAACCAAACCAAGACTGTCAAAGTGAAAAAATGCGCATTTCCGTGAAGGCACCACAGATGCACCAAACGCTGAGGTTGCCAACAGCTACGGTGAGACAGACCACTTAAATGAAGTagtttgtttttcccacagcACTTGAACGCAACCTCCAGTTGAAGCCTATTCTGGCCAGGtgggaaaaacaaacttgatggtgaaaaaaaacaagtatttatttatttgggcttttttttcttagcgatttttttctctctgataTAAgggttaaaaacacacaaattacACACATGCTCTCATGTCAGTTTCAACATAAAAAAGAACTTTTCATGTTGATATAGACACATGCTTGTCATGATGTCAATCCATTTTGTCATGTTAGTGTAACATGTCTTGTTAACCTTGCTTGTATCTCCCACAAGCACTGGATATTTGACAACAATGTCATTCCAACTGTTGCCTATTCCATTATGTAATAATGGTATTACCTGGTTGACTTCATTCCGGATATCAAaactctccagcagcagctggagggctTCCAGGTGGCCGTTCCTGGCGGCTAAGTGCAGCGGCGTGTCTCCTCGCTGGCAGAAGGGAAGGCGGGTAAACACTGGCATCAAAGACTGTtgacttcaccaccatcgcCACGTGCTGATCAAAGGTACCGCGTTGGGACTCATGGTGGCCATGTTGTAATCCGGCTCCATCAGCATCTCCAGCATCTCAACACAGCCATGTTCGGCGGCCATCGCAAAACATTTGTGTCCCGTCTGGAATTCAGGAGGCTCAGTTTAGCTGCGGGACAGGTGTTAGTGGGAGGGGGGGCAGGAGGGCGCCTCACGTTGTCCTCCTTGTCGAGTTCCATCATTTGAATGTCGTTCACGATGTAATCCATGATTTCCGTGTGGTTGTTGATGGCGGCACAGTGCATGATGTTCAGACCTTCCTGGATCACAAATAAAGCCACTGTTATTCGGGTCTGGATGGGTCAAACTGCTTTCACTTTCCCATAAACACTATTTACTCATTTCCTCATTATGGCGCTTCTGGTATTCCATATAAATCTTCATCTGTCtttcacaaacaacaaatcacaaacaCAACCCCGTGGAGGAGCAGGAATGGGGCGCCACCTCCTGAAGAAGGGTTTTGCAGAGAAGGAAAGATCAGAGCGTAACAGAGGAGTAAAAAACTTCAAGCACCTCATTCTCGATCTTCTGCTCCGCTCCAGCCTTCACTAATAATTTCACCACCTCTAAACTGCCAAACCAGGCCGCCAGATGAATGGGGGCAATGCCATACTGCCAAAATAATAAACACGTTATCACACACTTTGTTTCATCTCAAGTCCTTCCGCTCTTCCTACCGTATCTTTCTGGTCCACCTTGACCCGCCTCTGCATCAGGAGCTCCACTGCTTCTTTGTTTCCTCCAGCGGCAGCGTAGTGAAGGGCAGTTCTGTTGTGCTGAGGCCAGCATGATGTCAAGGTTAGAGCTCTTCAGAACCACAAACACCTGAGGAGTTTAAGGTTTTACCACATTCTTTGCATTGGCGTTCAAGCCTCTTCCTAGAGCCCTCATGGTCTGCACGTCATTGTTCTTGGCTGCTTCCATGAACTGTTTCTCTGCTGGGAGCACTAAAGAAAAAGGTTGTTGAATTTAGAATATGACGTGAaaagctgtttaaaaaaaaaaaaagccctccaGGTGGTAAACCACCTGCGCATGATGTCACCTTACTGTCTATGATTCAATACGCTCAAGTTGAGTGTGATATTCAGTGGAAATTGaagaaacaaaatacattttttttttcaatgccacattttaatttacatttatgtTACACTATTAAACACCTTGTAAAATtcttatttatataaatattttaaaaagtttaaaatacataaaactcCAGACTTATTTTCTGtgtataacaacaacaataagatataataataatgatttaattcaaatttcaatgaaactaaaTGCTAAATGCACAAAACAATTGaacattttattaataaatagaaaaactgtataaataaacactaaagctattattattatatataatgaGCCTGTTATTTTGTGCAATTTAACAACGTATACATTGTGATAGTCACTCACATAACATTGACCCACCTTGCTAGAAAGCTAGAATCCTCAGAACATGTCTAATATTATTACATAAGAATATTGTTGAGCAAAAAAGAAGTGTTGGAAATAAAGCACTTTTAAAAGCGACCAGTCAGAGTTTTCAGAACTGACAGCTGAGGCAAACACCGGAACGCATTAGCAATAGCTTGAATGTGTTGCCTCCAACAGCAGCTTCTCTTGTCAACATTAGATTTCCAGAACAGACATCCTGGTGTACTCACACATTTCCTGGTTGTCAAAGCTGCTTTCCTTTTCCGGCTCCTGCTGTTTCTGGAGCACAAAGTCTGTTAAGCCTTTCACTTTCACGGCCAGATTCTCTTTCTTCAGCCGATGCTTCTCCATGGTGGCTTTCAGGGCCAGCACCTTCCTCTCCATTGAAAGGTTGAAGTGACTCTGTCTGGACTATAAACCTGGAGCTTAAACGCGAAGGTTCCGTCATTAAACAATGCCTGTTGCCGCACCAAACCAAACAGCAGAGGACCCGAGATAAGCTGAAGCTGAAGTCTGATGTGGCTGCAGTCGGAAATGATAAACATGTGAGGCTGCCCGTGCTTTCTTAATGCTGCAGGCTGATCCATGTTTGTTCAACCGGCCCACACCCTTACGAAACCTCACGCTTCCATCAAGAGAGAACGTCGGCTTCTGCTGTTATGTTTGTGACAAGACGTAGTTAGTCAGCTTGTCTCTGCTAGAAAATTTGAGTGAACAAATATTAGACATGATGGAAGGTTTCTACAAGCTCCAGAAGAAGTTGGACTTGTTTGTCAAGTAACATTTGGATTCAGTTAAGAAGCAAAAATGTTGGAAACCATGAGCAGGTTCTGTTGACATGGACGAAACATCGCTCTGAAAATATAAAACCCACACTCTCACACATGATGTCGCTGAATGAAGGGATTAGCCAGTGGATGTGAGGGGCGGGGTTTCAACAATAACTTTGGATACACTGCAGTGTCATGATCTGTTAGTGTTTGAGGATGAGGTGTCAAAGAGTGACGCAGAGTGGGTGAAAATAATCTGCCTCAGAGATCCTCCAATGAAGCTCTTCATTCGACAGGACAGGATGTGACATCAGAGGAGGGACAAGTCACCAGAGGTCATACTGATATATTTATTGTGGATTATACCATCAGGCATCTCAAACTGCTCCACAAAAAGAGGCAGTtggtttgatgtttttgttccaacctttCAAGAGGAAGACAGTTTCACCAGTCAGCTGTCTGTTGAGTCGATTatcagactggtgctgcttgtttggtcGGAGCAGAACAGCCATGGGTTAACAATAACGTGCGTCTTTGCAAGTGGGATCCACAGAGTTGAGTAAGACCAAGGCAGGTCGACACGCAGTTCAAATCAATGTCTGTGAAATAGGCTTCATGAATTGTTCAATCTGTCTGCAAATGCCCAAATCTACAGAGGTCCCGAGTATACTACAATGATCATAACACAGTACTACATTCAATATATTAATACATGAATCCAATTGCAGTTGGTGTTGattcaaataaacataaaaaagacgGCGGTGGACGAGTCACAGTCGGTGGAAAAATGAGTTCAATATTTGGGATCTGTCAtatagagcaggggttcttcacctttttgatctcagggcccagcTTTCCCAGAATAAATggacccagggcccattcaagtaatagaactgattcgtCACTctagatttcatttgtgatcaataattatatttaatctacttacacataaacaaaccaaaaccttcctgaaatggcatgaaaccatgtgatcatcgcaaagatatttgtcatacaaaagtccaaccagcagcagaagcaggtggaagtcatcaaatttactaaagaaaaaaataatacacaggaggcaaaatgttgagaaaactgaataaaaattaaaaaatgtactgTTGGGGCAgctgcatcactttctttatcatttttttcttttcaagaacttctccatggtTGTTGACTATCACAGCTCTGAAGctatcaagtcaattcagtgacacactactacCACCACATGTGGCTCCTGTATTAAAACCaggcgtctcacggcccaaagatgtaaaacaaaaaaaactttttgtggccctctagggggcgctcgcggcccaaccatgggccccggccctatggttaagaatcaccgaTTATAGAGTAATGACAGAgattaaaagaggtgaagagtgcaggcagggtggaatggtgagagtgaagaggagagcagAATCAGAAATgaatatatcagagggacagtgCACGTGTAGCAGTTTGGAGAAAAAGATATGGAGATAAGGCAGATGacaggaagaagatgaaggaagaggtggagaagaagaatgaaaagaaactCTAAACAGGAGGAAGACAAACCTGCTTGAATGGCACAGAATAGGACTTGCATAGTTGTAACTATCAGACCAATCGAACAATGCCTTCTGAATAACTATAACAAATGATCCAATACCACGTAAGAACCTGAACGCAGGTCATGTCAGTGTTTCCAGTCtcattaaaattacatgtttaGTGAGGTTTAGTGAACGAGGAAACATTCCTCACCGCTTGTCATGCACAAAGAGAAGTAACCTACCGtccattttttacattttttaaaacgaTTTCATCTACttaacattaataaataaacattaaatgaAGATATATTTCAACATGCACTACGCACAACGCTTCCAAATAGTACAATTAAAAGTACAATCAATAATATGACCAGCTAACTTCACATGCTGTTTTCCAGATCtcatatttattcactttttctGCAGTAGATGGAAAATCCCCCCCCACCAAACCACACAGTCGCATGTGACAGGAAATAACAATTCAAGCCCAAGATTTGTTTATTGTCAATTTCACTATTAAAATCCATAGAAACATAAATAAAGTCCTACTCATTCAACTACCATTATAAATATTTCAGTCCAGAAAATATGGACACAGCAGCAGACAAATTCATGTGATAGAAAACCTTCATTAAATACCTGATCCACAGATAAATTTACATCATTAATTCGATAGCTAATGAATAAACATGGCTTTGGGTCCATGATTGTGCAAAGTCACATTCTAAGAATGGAGAAGCTCAGACTTGTCACCTGAAGAACTTGTCAATTGTGTTGCTAGAAGCCACAACTTTGGCCTTTTTtgcaggagcagaggaagaaatGTCCcgtctgaaaataaagaaacataTTTGAACACATTTGCCAAAAAAATCCATATTGTTGTGATGCGAGGGAAAGCGTTACATCACCTTTTAGTTTTGCCTTTGCTTGCCTGCCTCGCCGCAGGAAGGGCTTTGTCTGTAGATGCAAACgcatgtcatgtgatcacaaGACGACAAACTATTACGTTCCAATATTTAGCTTCAACTCAGCCCAATTTCACGTCTGAAATATAAAATTCCAATCTTTGTTTGAAGCGATCGATCTCACCTGCAGCTCTGGGGTTAGAGACTGGTCTCACAGTGGCTGGCGTCTGCAGCTCATGGAGCACTTGCTGGTTCAGACAGAGGTCAACATGGCTGTTGAAGACTGTGAGGTCATCTGTGTTCTGGGTCAGCTGACACACCGGACATATCAGCGCTGGCCGTCCTCCATGATGTGACTGAGGCTTCTGCAAGGTCAGTGCTCCACTGTCATCATTCATTAGCGGCGCTACATTCTGGTCTGAGGTCTCCTCTGGCTGCTTCTGAACCTCCTTTGGCCTGCACTTGTCCATCTGGTCACATTTTAGCTGCCCGTCCTGGAAGTCAGCTTCAGACTCAGAGTCTGAGATCATGTATGGAACGGGCTCACAGCTCTTGTTACTCAGACATCGGTCGATGTGTGCGTTGAAGGCACTGAGGTTGGAGGTCTTCACCTGGCTGAAACACACAGGGCAGGTGTAGCTGCTGGCCGTGGAAGCGCCCAAGCCTGAAGTGGACGCTTGAGGCTCGGGAGGGGGAGGACTCCTACACCGAACAAGACTTGTGCCGTCCTTCTCTGACTCCTCACTTTCAAGAGTGAGAACGGCTGCTGCAGCATCTCTCTCATCATGGTCCTCTTGGCTGCTTCCATTTGCTGTTTGAAGCTGAAGTCTCTTGGCTTGGGCCTTTTGGAAGAAAGACTGTCTTGTCTCATCACTAGCTCCATCAAAAGACTTCTTTCTGGTCCACCTGGGAATCTCTTCCTTAGTCTGCAGTGTCTGAGTGGAGGGATTGACTGCCTGTTCCTCCTCTGATTTCTGCTGCACGTCCTTGGATGTGCCTGCTGAGCTTGGCTTGCCAGACTGGAGGAAGCCAATGATGCTCTTCTGCTGAGCCTTCTTATCATCTCCACTTACAAAGGTTGAGATGCGAACACCTTAAGAAACAACAACCATCAAGCTTGCCCAGCaggttaatatatatatatatatatatatatatatatatatatatatatatatatatatatatatatataaaatgataataatattttctCACCCATGAGTCTGAGTCTGAGCAGCTGTGGCTTCTCATTTTCGATCTCAGTCTTCAGTAAATCCTTGGCAACAGCAAAGATCTCATCCGCAGTGGATACAGCGTAGGTCAGCGTCACTGCTCGGGACCTCACCTCGAAGTTCACATTCTTCAGCTTCAGCGTTACCGTTTTACCCTTCAGGAGTTTcaaataaacattgtttttttgatTCATACCAAAAGTCTTTGTAACAGTAATGATTTCTACTGTACATGTCAGACAAGCGGGTGACATATTGACGGGACAGATTTAGAAACGGTGCAGCAAAGGGCTTTTGTCAAAATGTGATCATCTCCTGCAGCGACATTTACAGAGCTGACAGAAGCCCCCGCCGTCCACTTAATGGCCTTCTATTCCCTGCAGTTATCAAGATCCATAACACGGCCCAGGCAGGGGGTCATGGCCGAGCAAAGCCTTCGTCTATTGACTGGACCATGGAAGAGGGATGAAGCGTTGTCACGAGGATGAAGAATCAAAGGCGCATGCTGTTTGGTTTAACACCAGACAACATGCGCGATTAAATGCACTTTAACACAGGTTAACACAGAAATACAAGCATCTCTTTCCCACAGATTTGTCATCAGTGACCCTCTCAACATCTTAGCAACAGTGAGGCGACTTAAACTCCATTACCTTCAGCTCTTCCTTCTTCATGTCATCTGCCAAGTCCTGACAGATCTCCCTGCATAAAGTCACCTGCTCGTCTGTGCAGCTCAGTTCTCTAAATGTTCTGCAAAGTAGTGAGTGATGAGACAAGAATCGTGGTGACTGACTGCAGTGGCAAAGCAGGGGACATACCTCTCGGTGCTCATGCTTTTCCTCTCCTCGTGCCTGTTTTAGGAAGCATAACAGTaaatcaataataacaataacaacaatccTGTTAGAGCGGGTTTAAATTACCTCGCGATGTGCGTGGATCCCAAACCCAGGGAGATGCGCAAGAAATGATGCCACATTGTCTCCGAGAATAACAGAGACAACATGGCCATCTGCTGGCCAAGATGAGAACAGCTGCTGATGTCCAACGCATTCAGCATCTTCTCGCACACCTTCCCGATGCCAGACACCTGGTCGAACACGAACACTTCAAGTCAGATATTTACATACAAGTTCTCACTCACACATTTAGCTTGTCACCAGCACATCGCCAAGAGCTGATGTGCGATCACGTGTTTATGTTTCCACGTTGATAATGCACCGCGCTGTTTATGTTTCCACTTCAACAAAGAGGGCTGTACTTTGCGAACTGGAAGGTTCTGGATGAAGTCCATGACTGCCTCTCGGCTAGGTGCAAGCCTGTATTGGCCGTTGGGCTTGTTCTTGTCACTGCACACCTTAGCCAGCATCATGTTCGGAGCAATGCCTGGATAAAGAAGAACAGTTGGTAAAACATCCGCACAATGAGAAGAACAGACTGAGACATGATCAGTGTATGTTCATCTATATACAGTATTTGGCCAGTCATATTACATACATATATCAAGGAATGACACagaaatgttcatttatttctggTTGTGTGGAGGTGGGGCTTTCGAACACAAAACCATTTTCAAAAATTACAttgtgtcattttttattttagattctGCTACAACCATATTAGCTGGTGTTATCAGGATTCCGATGAAAGTAAAGACCTGCACTTGCTGTCAGCTGGGTCTTCTGCTCAATGCGGAAACGCATTTCTCGAACAGCCTCCTCCACAGATGTGCCGAAAACTTCCACAGTGCTGACAGCAGGACCGGTCTCTTCCGAGCCTTGTAATAATGGACCGTCATTTGGGCTGTCATCAAAAAGAACAGGAGAGATACACTCAGCCTTTGGTGAAGACTTCTGGGGGACGTCAGCTGGCTCATCGCCTAAAACAAAAAGTCTGTTAGTGGTCTTGAAAAGTTACATGGATTATTAAAACGAAAGAAAAGCAAGAGTCACCTTTGAATATCATCAGaatttgttcattttaataAGTACTTGCCTTTAGCAAGGGAGCTGGAATTGAAGTGATGAGTTCGAGATGACTCAGGCAagttcctcctctgctccaaaTGATCTGTAAAGTCCAGGTAGGCCTCATCCAGACTCATTGGCTGAAAGTGGGGGTCATAGTCTGCAAATATTTCCCGAATCTGACAAAGAAAAAGCAAATTCATGAGGTGTTGCTGGCGTTTTTATGGTcgaatatgttttttttctgttgcttctCTCACCTCGTGGCTCACAGCCCGGTATTTATCGAAGTTGGTCGGCACAATAACTAGTTCAGGGCAAAGTTTCTTTGCAATGAAGCCTGGCATGGCAGCTCGGACGCCAAATTTTCTGGCATGGTAGTTGGatgttgactgaaaaaaaaatcatgtcatATGCATACTAAATCAACAGCGTGATAGGACATATATAACTGCTAATGTAAGTATATATTCTCCAAAGACACTTGAAGTCTATAACTCTTTTACTATTGAGGATAAAGTTCAGTTTCTCATTTATCCAATCCAAATATCCTTTTGAAGAAGACAAGAACTTACCAGCATGCTCATTGCTCCCACAGCCATCGGCTTATCTTTCAACTCAGGACAGTCTCTCATTTCCACTGCAGCGTAAAAAGCATCCATGTCCACATGCACAATAACACGACTTAGATCACGCGTTTTGTCAAGTTCGGCTACCATCCGTTCTACCTGTTAACACACCAAGGGATAGGTTTCAGTACATCCAACAGTCATGTATGGGTTACAACCGTAATGTCCTACTACCATATGATGTGCTTTCTTTAACTGGTGCTCTGTAATTTGTGCTTTTTGCACCATCATTTTCTCGATTCGCtggttcacctgctgctctcgcTTCATCTCGTTCTCATAAAACCTGGAGCCCTGTGAGGACAAGGTGACACAGTTGATAGTGACGGATGGAATCGGTACATCTATTTCACAGATGGGTGGACCGACAGTAGACACCACGATTTAAGAGCCTTACTGCACAGATACAAAGTTAAAATGTGAACTTCTTCATCTCGGGTTTCACGATAAACAGATGGAAGGTATTATGAAAAGCACTGAGAACATGATTATAGGCCTTTCAATCTCATTAGTATCGACCTTTGATGACTCCATGATGATCTTGTTGATTCTGTCCCTGTCAAGACCCTCCATCCCAGCCTTGTTGTCATTAAGGGCCATTCTGGACAGgaaacctccatctttctcagACACGGTTGAATTTTCCATCTGGAAGAAAGGGCGGTAAACGGCACAAAAACTTTCATTTATGCTGCTCGGACCACATTAAACGCGAAAATAATTGGTCAAAATCTCTCGGAAACgttgaaagtaaaaaaatatatatagtcgTTACTGTAACCTAACTGTGTTATCGCTTGAAATAGGAGGTGTTTCATTGGCATGCCATTAACTTCAGGTCAGTATTTTTGTTTCGGTTGCCTGAGCACTTCCGTATACAGTTGTCAAAAAAAGCGGGACTTCTTCTATTTGAATTAGCGGTCGAGAGCGCCCCCTAGGGTGTCGGAATATACACTACagacaaaaaaatcatcaacCTGTTTAAACGTCTCATCAGAAACTCATGTGGATTCTATTCACGTTTTATTTCATCCAATCAATATACGTTTTAACAACCATTATATTCATTCAGTTTGTTGTTTTAATCGACAAATAGCTCCCAAATCATGATTAATCCATATACGAAAGGGAAAAGAGAACCAAATGTAAATAGTGTgtgaatatatttaatatgtTGCTGATCAActcagtttttaaaaaagcgttttcaaatTGTACAGTCGTATAAAAGATGTAGTTATAAAGTCAACAAGTTCCGGTTTATTT contains:
- the ankdd1b gene encoding ankyrin repeat and death domain-containing protein 1A isoform X1 codes for the protein MERKVLALKATMEKHRLKKENLAVKVKGLTDFVLQKQQEPEKESSFDNQEMLLPAEKQFMEAAKNNDVQTMRALGRGLNANAKNVHNRTALHYAAAGGNKEAVELLMQRRVKVDQKDTYGIAPIHLAAWFGSLEVVKLLVKAGAEQKIENEEGLNIMHCAAINNHTEIMDYIVNDIQMMELDKEDNTGHKCFAMAAEHGCVEMLEMLMEPDYNMATMSPNARGDTPLHLAARNGHLEALQLLLESFDIRNEVNQDGETALYQAAGNGEEECVLTLLEAGCDPDIQTTALCTALHPVSEKGDSSLVQLLLEYNANTDFQNQNLESPLHLAVRNSHIPVIHSLLKAGCNINATDKRSQTAMHLAAELARIDVVEMLLKAGLDLTLRDRQDKTALGVAARADEVIIVDMIIKAERYCTWMKANPELNEKIHSEYPLTFKLDHRNETKQLRAMAWRLAYELLKPGDWKRLAEHWGFTPDQIFAIERQWTGSESYQEHGNRMLLIWLFGEELAQRNPAKELFNSLIVTGNRKAADKIRMEAESPGNKNCIIS
- the ankdd1b gene encoding ankyrin repeat and death domain-containing protein 1A isoform X2, whose translation is MEAAKNNDVQTMRALGRGLNANAKNVHNRTALHYAAAGGNKEAVELLMQRRVKVDQKDTYGIAPIHLAAWFGSLEVVKLLVKAGAEQKIENEEGLNIMHCAAINNHTEIMDYIVNDIQMMELDKEDNTGHKCFAMAAEHGCVEMLEMLMEPDYNMATMSPNARGDTPLHLAARNGHLEALQLLLESFDIRNEVNQDGETALYQAAGNGEEECVLTLLEAGCDPDIQTTALCTALHPVSEKGDSSLVQLLLEYNANTDFQNQNLESPLHLAVRNSHIPVIHSLLKAGCNINATDKRSQTAMHLAAELARIDVVEMLLKAGLDLTLRDRQDKTALGVAARADEVIIVDMIIKAERYCTWMKANPELNEKIHSEYPLTFKLDHRNETKQLRAMAWRLAYELLKPGDWKRLAEHWGFTPDQIFAIERQWTGSESYQEHGNRMLLIWLFGEELAQRNPAKELFNSLIVTGNRKAADKIRMEAESPGNKNCIIS
- the polk gene encoding DNA polymerase kappa, with amino-acid sequence MENSTVSEKDGGFLSRMALNDNKAGMEGLDRDRINKIIMESSKGSRFYENEMKREQQVNQRIEKMMVQKAQITEHQLKKAHHMVERMVAELDKTRDLSRVIVHVDMDAFYAAVEMRDCPELKDKPMAVGAMSMLSTSNYHARKFGVRAAMPGFIAKKLCPELVIVPTNFDKYRAVSHEIREIFADYDPHFQPMSLDEAYLDFTDHLEQRRNLPESSRTHHFNSSSLAKGDEPADVPQKSSPKAECISPVLFDDSPNDGPLLQGSEETGPAVSTVEVFGTSVEEAVREMRFRIEQKTQLTASAGIAPNMMLAKVCSDKNKPNGQYRLAPSREAVMDFIQNLPVRKVSGIGKVCEKMLNALDISSCSHLGQQMAMLSLLFSETMWHHFLRISLGLGSTHIARHEERKSMSTERTFRELSCTDEQVTLCREICQDLADDMKKEELKGKTVTLKLKNVNFEVRSRAVTLTYAVSTADEIFAVAKDLLKTEIENEKPQLLRLRLMGVRISTFVSGDDKKAQQKSIIGFLQSGKPSSAGTSKDVQQKSEEEQAVNPSTQTLQTKEEIPRWTRKKSFDGASDETRQSFFQKAQAKRLQLQTANGSSQEDHDERDAAAAVLTLESEESEKDGTSLVRCRSPPPPEPQASTSGLGASTASSYTCPVCFSQVKTSNLSAFNAHIDRCLSNKSCEPVPYMISDSESEADFQDGQLKCDQMDKCRPKEVQKQPEETSDQNVAPLMNDDSGALTLQKPQSHHGGRPALICPVCQLTQNTDDLTVFNSHVDLCLNQQVLHELQTPATVRPVSNPRAADKALPAARQASKGKTKRRDISSSAPAKKAKVVASSNTIDKFFR